The following DNA comes from Schistocerca piceifrons isolate TAMUIC-IGC-003096 chromosome 3, iqSchPice1.1, whole genome shotgun sequence.
ccgccagaaggatgacgatggaacggtcagccttcagatcacggatagcttgggcttcagcagtggtgatgttgggagtaggattaaggttttttaagaaggatttagaggcaaggctggaagtcagaaattcctggaaggtttggagagggtgattttgaggaagaggaggtgggtcccgctgtgacggaggatggaactgttccaggcagggttcaatttggatagtgtcttggggagttggatcattaggagtaggattatgATCATTTTTcgtcgtggcaaagtgatatttccagcagagagtacgagtgtaggacagtaaatctttgacgagggctgtttggttgaatctgggagtggggctgaaggtgaggcctttggataggacagaggtttcggattgggagagaggtttggaggaaaggctAACTACTgagttagggtgttgtggttccagattgtgttgattggaattttgaggttttggagactcccaacatcaccactgctgaagctcaagctatccgtgatctgatggctgaccgttccatcgtcattcttccggcggacaagggttccacgactgtggtacttgatcgtcgggagtatgtggctgagggactgcgtcagctttcagacaacaccacatacaaagtttgccaaggtaatcccattcctgatgtccaggtggagcttcaaggaatcctcagaaccttaggccccctacaaaacctttcacctgactccatcaacctcctgaacccaccgacaccccgcacacctaccttctaccttcttcctaaaattcacaaacccaatcatcctggccatcccattgtagctggttaccaagcccccacaggacatatttctgcctacgtaggtcaacaccttcaacccattacatgcagtctcccatccttcatcaaagacacgaACCACTTTCTAAAACgcttggaatccttacccagtctgttacctccagaaaccatccttgtaaccattgatgccacttctttatacacaaatattctgcacgtccagggcctcgctgcgatggagcacttcctttcacgccgatcacctgccaccctacctaaaacctctttcctcattaccttagccagcttcatcctgtcccacaacttcttcacttttgaaggccagacataccaacaattaaagggaacagccatgggtaccaggatggccccctcgtacacctacctattcatgggtcgcttagaggaagccttcttggtcacccaggcctgccaacccaaagtttggtacaggtttattgatgacagcttcatgatctggactcacagtgaagaagaactccagaatttcctctccaacctcaactcctttggttccatcagattcacctggtcctactccaaatcccatgccactttccttgatgttgacatccatctgtccaatggccagcttcacacgtccgtccacatcaaacccaccaacaagcaacagtacctccattatgacagctgccacccattccacatcaaacggtcccttccctacagcctaggtcttcgtggcaaacgaatctgctccagtccggaatccctgaaccattacaccaacaagctgaaaacagctttcgcatcccgcaactaccctcccgacctggtacagaagcaaataaccagagccacttcctcatcccctcaaacccagaacctcccacagaagaaccacaaaagtgccccacttgtgacatgatactttccgggactggatcagactctgaatttggctctccagcagggatacgacttcctcaaatcctgccctgaaatgagatccattcttcatgaaatcctccccactccaccaagagtgtctttctgccgtccacctaaccttcgtaacctcttagttcatccctatgaaattcccaaaccaccttccctacactCTGGCTCCCACCCTtgcaaccgcccccggtgtaaaacctgtcccatgcaccctcccaccaccacctactccagtcctgtaacccggaaggtgtacacgatcaaaggcagagccacgtgtgaaagcacccacgtgatctaccaactgacctgcctacgctgtgaagctttctatgtgggaatgaccagcaacaaactgtccattcgcatgaatggacacaggcagacagtgtttgttggtaatgaggatcaccctgtggctaaacatgccttggtgcacggccagcacatcttggcacagtgttactccatccaggttatctggatacttcccactaacaccaacctgtcagaactccggagatgggaacgtgcccttcagtatatcctctcttctcattatccgccaggcctcaacctccgctaatttcaagttgccgccgctcatacctcacctgtctttcaacaacatctttgcctctttacttccgcctcgactgacatctctaccgaaagtctttgcctttacaaatgtctgcttgtgtctgtgtatgtgcggatggatatatgtgtgtgtgtgtgtgcgcgcgagtgtatacccgtcctgctttccccctaaggtaagtctttctgctcccgggattggaatgactccttaccctctcccttaaaacccacatcctttcgtctttccctctccttccctctttcctgatgaggcaacactttgttgcgaaagctagaattttgtgtgtatgtttttgtttgtttgtgtgtctatcgacctgctagcactttcgttcggtaagtcacaccatctgtgtttttagatatatttttcccacgtggaatgtttccctctattttatatatatatatatatatatatatatatatatatatataaacaaagatgatgtgacttaccaaatgaaagtgctggcaggtcggcagacacacaaacatacatacaaaaaaataatatatatatatatatatatatatatatatatatatctggaatTGCATAACAGCTATTTTTCATCAACAGGTGACTCATCAGTAATTTCTATAATAGCATACTACAAGCTACATGTTACCTATGATCACAGACAGTCGATGTGACACCCATCACTCATGGTAACATGTCCTGGATATTCAACAACACTCGGCAGGATTTCACAATATGATGAATAGCATCTTTCATGAACAAAACCAGACACAGTGTGTACATCTGACTTCAAGAAGCTCCATAATCAGAAGTCACAACACCTAAGACACTTTTGTGTCTTCAGAAGATTGTGACAGAAGTTGCTTCTTTTTCACTTTCCAATCTGTTTGACTAATGGATGTTTAAAATCATTCTTTTCCATAGTCTCTTGTTTACTATAGGGTGTATGAGTGTTTGGATATCATAAAATATCATCTGTCGCATAATGTTGAACACcaagacattttttttctttcaattcttctcctgccataatttttttcttgtaattgttAGCTTCTAGAATCAGACTTTTTTGTTTTGCATGGTATGCCCCAAATATGCATATTTTCTGTTCTTAATTTTATTGCACAGTTCTCTGTCATTGCTGACACACTTGCATTCTCGCAGTTGATGGTATCTCAAGTACTCTGTGCCGTAGGCACAGTCCAAAAGCATCCATTTTGTAGATGCTGTCAACTTCTAATGTTCAGTCTTTCACATTGTATAGAAATACCAAACAAAGGCAACATTTTACAAACCATAGTCTTCAGGCTATGTCAAAatccaaacatgtaagtagttttataATTTCAAGAATGCCCATAGAGCTTGTTTAATCTGGTATTTTTTCAGCGAAGAAACAATACTGCATAAGTAGCAAAACACAAATTTTACACAAGATAGAAAGAGCTGCGTAGAATAGATGAGGCTTTAAACAGGAACGCTAAATTTGCATTGTACTGCTACAATGAAATTTCAGACTGTATCAAAaagtgaaacaaagaaaatatgttttagGAATCTTAATTTACAGCAGATATGGAGAAGACTCTTGGTGTTTATGGCAGGATATTTTACTTAAACAGTATTCGTTTGTCAGAGTCTCCTGTACGACTTAATGCTTTTATGTTGTTTTTGGTGCTGAAAAAGCTAGTAATAACACCATTTTGAAATGTTAACTAATTTTTATTGAAAGACTTCAAATACACACACCATTCACGTAGTTCTGATATTGTTTGTACATTTGCTCAAGAAAAAAGTGCCAACGTCGTCCAGGCAGCAATAAAGAACTACACTGCACTATTATGCCTGGAAGAGAAGCCTCAAAGATAATGTTCATTGGTAAGAGATGTTGTCATAAAAGCAGTGGCAATCTGTAGGAAGTATGGTTTAAGTTCTTGTGAATGATCCCTATTGGCATTCTTgattttctgtctttctttgtaCAGGTTCAGAAAGAAAATATACCCTAGAATTTTTCTCAGACATCTCGGGTTTTATTCCATATATTGTTGAAAATGCACTTGTAAAAATATAATTTGGAAAGTATATTGTATCGACCTCAGGTCCATAActgttgcccccccccctttttttttccagTTCTTTGAGGCCGAATTCAGTCACACAGCCGCAGACTTTGCTCTTAATCTGTGAAAAAAGAGTAATATAGTTAATGGACTTTGTAAGGTCCTTGCTGTTTTCTTACCTCTTTAGATATCAAGACATATTTTCTAGAAGGAGTAACTTCATGTCCTTTAAGCTTGTATTCGATGGATCTGAGAACTTAGTCACATTCCATCTAAGTATGACCTTTCTCCAAAAACTTTTGGGAATCGGTACTTCAGTGTCAAATCTAATCCTAAAAGAGCATTTGGTAATAATATGTTTCTGTATTGATATGCGCAGCCATCAGAATACAAACAATTTGGACAGGATTATCCTTAATAATTTGTGATTTGGGTTTCCAGTATATATGAAGCAAAATTTGATACACCCAATTCACCTTCATTTTATCAAACCAGTATCATACTGCATTCTACACTGTAAAGTTTGAACAGCCAAATTTGTTTGCTAGTGAGCTGCACTTGCATGTAAAAATGTAGCTACTTTCGGGTCTGCAAGCACATGGTGTGCATTGAGAACAACTTCTGCTGGGTATCTTTCTTACCTAGGTCTTTTTGCATCCTTGCCTGCTCTTCACGTTCCATGTGCTGCTTCCACATCTTCACTCAATTTTCGAGCCTATAACTGCAACATGAGTTGCACTGGACTACCTGGAAGTAAAATGAGCTAAAGTTACCCTCCTCAAAAATAAAGTTAAAGGTGGCGTAACTTAATGGTGGAACCTTCTCCATATTACATTTTTCCTCGTAGAGTCCATACAGCTGTGTTTACATTGTATAATAGCCTCAAGGTTCTGCTTGAATGTGGTAATATGACGGCAGTTTCGGAAAGCAGTCGAGGAATTCCTTTATGAAGGTTcacccatccttttttttttttttttttttttaggttggttTATTTGGAAACATGATGATTCTGAATTTGGCCTCGTCCCATGTGTAGAATTAGCCAACCAATATCAGACAATCCATTTGTTAATCCCAAGAGtattgaaaaacatatttttgcaaACCTTATGTTTTCCCAAATTGTTTCCTTTTCTTGTCACTGTTTAAGACACCATAAAATGCTTGGCATTCTTTTTCAGCATCCTTGCTTCTCTAGTCTTCAAATGAGTTATCTGAATTTTCTGGTAAACAGTGAGCACTATCGTGTAGTAATAAGTGTGAAGAAGTAATGTTGCCTCCAGTGGGAAACGAGACTGCTGTATCATTATGAGCGTTCTTGGATACAACCAGCAAAGCttctagataaaagaaattataaacCAACTTTAGAAGATCAAAGTTGAAGTTCAGATTCATGTATTTATGAAAACAgtgtcagtaataataataacaactcaaagaagaggaagaagattacCTGTGTCATTAGATGGTGCAGGAAACGTAACTAATAACCCCATTTACAAAATCAGTGCTTCTTCTGTGCATGAAACTTAGCTGTTACTACTGTTGTCAGCTgttgtttgttctgcatttacagGAGAACCTTCAATTAGGTGGATATTATAAAAATCTTTGGTAAAATGACTAAAGCACAGAATGAGTGAAGTGTGGTGTTCTAATTTACATCAAAAAATAAAGTGGCAGTTTCTACTCAGTTTCATATTTACAGTGATTGTTGTTAATGCGAGGTAGATAGTAAGACAATTTTGTTACTGCTATCAATAATGACAGGAAGGAATCATACACTAATTTCAGCCGAGAAACAATTTCTTCCTCAATAAAAACATCATCCTGTGCTGTCCATTTTCATGAACTACAGCTACAACTGATTCCGAACATTGGGAGACTCAgggcaaacaacaacaacatgctgtgagTGCATGCTTTTCTGCATTTACATGGTATTGTTTACCAAATCCGAAACCCTTTATttacacagaaatttttttttgcatGTATTTTTTCTGCAGTGTGTAACAATAATGGAAAATTTATGgatggaaaaatatgtaaaataagagaAAGACAACTGCTTACCTATAGTGGACTGATGCATGGTGTACAGAAACATTGTAATAGaaaacagttaacactattcaggcTCTTGTTCATtttcatacgtgtgtgtgtgtgtgtgtgtgtgtgtgtgtgtgtgtgtgtgtgtgtgtgtgtgtgtgtgtgtgtttgggggggggggggggggaacacgcacgcacgcacacacacacacacatgtttgcAATAGCAGCTGAGATATGTATGcagtattgtttattttctttgtaaataatgaaaaaatcAGCTTATGGCAGTAACAGCAGATGCACTTGCAGTGGTTTCTTCACCAACAATTTTACCTCATTGTCAAATGTACAATTTCAGAAGGTCTTTTATCAACTCATTCTGTGGTCAGCGCATTAGATGCTGTGCCAGTTTTGAAATCAGTTTAATTTcttaaaatgatgatgaattttgtcTTTTTGATATTGATATTTAGGCCCATTTTGCTGACCAGTTGCCATATATCATGTACATTATTAGTGATTAGGGCCACATCAACAAGAGTGTGAATGTTGTTGAGCCACTTTCTGTTTAATTCCCATTTTCACATCTTCCAAACCATCTGGGAAAATTGCTTTCAAATGAATGGTGAGTGAAAGTGGAGATAAGCTCACACTTCTGCCGTATCCATCTCTTAGTTATGTACCCAATTTAATACATATTATTTGCCAGTGCAGTTTGATTCCAATATAAGGTTTTGATACATTGGATGTCCTCATGATCTGTATCCAGATTTATAGGAACTGTATCATTTAGGCACTGCACTCAAtcagaagcttttttttttaataatgtgtaaATCACAGGCAATGTCCTTTCTTTGTTCGTAAAGATTCTGGACAAGCATAGTGTTCCAGCTATAGTTTCCCTTTGACAGTCCATATCTATTATTTGTGTATtaatcttaaaaatatttttaatgtatgaCTAATGTGTATAATATTCACATTTTCTTGTGTTTGTCATCGTAGACAAAGAATCAAAAGTGCATTGCAACCACTGTTTGCTAGCAGCATCTTGTTTTATCAATGATGCTAAATATTTGACATAGAGCTGTAATGGGTCTTACATTTAGCAGTTTTAGTGGATTCAATACGGACCAACTACTTTTTCCTCTGTTTTGAATCTCTATTATCGTGATCGATAGACAGTTAAACAATTGCTCTTTTCAGTTCCTTTCAGTGGCCTGTTGTCATTGACAGCATGACTGCATTAAATTTTCcacagataaaaattaaatttactaaACTGCTGGGTTTGTTACATTAGATTAGTATTTCACAATGTGTAATACTCTTTTGCAAATATAAACATCTTTTGGAAAATGTGACTTGTTCCCATTTTAGTGGATGCCTAGTTGTGATATTGACATTCATCCTCTTCAAATGCCAGTGAAGAATAATCAACAACAATATTGAGCTAAAGGAGACAATATGTTAAGATTTGTTCATCAAGAAGTAAATGAAAAGTGAAACATAACAGCTGGAAGTGCAGACCACACTTACTGAAgtggttattattttatttatcttattGCACTATAAACTTAAATGCAAATAGCATACATAACTGTATAATAAATAGAACTAAAACACTAAATCTATAAATTAATTATATGATCCAGCCATTCAACCTACTGGTCCTTAGAAGAACGATTATGATGTAGTTTTGCATTCATGTTTAAACCAGGAGATCTGTTACAGCTTAAAGTATGCTGCATCTTTATCTCCAGGGGAAAGGGTACATGGTAGGAACAGACCCTCGCAGTTAGATATAATAATTGAATTTAAAATCTGTAAAAAAACAATAGTTCTCTGTGAAAACAGACTTAGAGCTTCAAGACATTATGTCTGGATTAAAAACCTGCATTCTTTCTGTTGTGCGTCTCACAGTCTTGATTATCAGACCAACAGAGACTAAAACGCTGGACTTAAGCTTGAGAGGAGTGAGATCAAATGCCCATCTGACCAACTTGATTTCATTTTTCTAAATTGTATCATGTGAATATTGGTAGGTTGGTTTAGTCCCGATCTTTCTCCAACTGAGCCTAACTGTAGTCTGTAATGGTATCTCCGTCTACAAGATGCTTAACTTCACTCTTCCTTAATGTTCCTGTAAGCTTTGCAATTATTTCCATGAGATGTTCTGGCTTAATTGATAAAACTGAGTTACTGAACTACTCATAGAATATCCTTCAAAGAATTTTTTGAGCTCAGTTATTCTGTATGCCATTGAATTCCAAGAAAAGTGTTGTACTTTCATTGATATTTCATTTTTGGCttatcattttttaaattacagtgTTCTGAGATTGTAAGTTACAAAACTTTCAACACTTGAAGAATGTATTTTTGTCCTAGGGTGGAAGAGTACTGGGAACCACAAATGGAAAATCTGGACACACTGGTTGTAATTCGAGAAATTCCTACAATACATATACTTCTTTCAAAAGACCCACTTGATAAAAATGAACCAGGGTAAAGTATTCATTGTTCTATATTCCACTGTACTGCAAAATACTTCTACTGTTTCGTGGGCTGCTTTTCATGTGTTTTACAGTTAAACAACTAATTTACATTTGATGTTACAGCTATCAGGCACCAGGAAGTTTCGACACATTCTGGCGATCCACAGAAGGGTCTTCTGAACATGTGAGGAAACAGAATCAGCCAAAACGCAACAGGGGTCCTCGGGTATCTAATGAAGAATTTGCTGCAATGGGACTACGATCAGATCAGAGAAAACCAAAGCATGCTGGCAGTGGTAGGATACCACCAAAATCTGGTGGAGATAGGCAGAGGAGAATTGGCACATCTGGAGGGGGCTCTAAAAGTGGTCAACAAACGTGAATGTGAAATGGAATTTAATTTCCTATCAAAAGTTCCTATACATGAAATGGACCTATTTTGTCTGCATATGTTCTGGTAATAAGGTATTGCACAAAAAATATTGTCACTTTTGCATTTGAGTCATAAGATGTACTTATTACCTATTGAGCATTGCTGCCATATGGAATTTGTACAAAATATACAATTACACAGAATCAGTTACTTTCTTATACACCTGTGTTAATTAGACACACCAATTTCTGTGACAGGAATAACATTAAGTAAAAACTTATTTCTGCAAAAGAGAAGGGCACATGGTGCTCAGCATGTAGAAAGCATTCACATGAAGTTTACTCCAATACAAAACTGTTAATGAAGTCTTAAAGTAAAATATTTAGTGAGGTTAACAGAGACTCCAgtgaaaatatatgaataacagtgCAGCAGTGAGAGAGGAAAAGAGAGTGAGTGGGTGAGTgagtttgtttctttggtaagtACTACAGCCGTCATAAAGAGGAGAATTTTATGTCTAGTATTGAAAGGAGTTATAAACACAGTgctagccggagtggccgagcggttctaggcgctacagtctcgaaccgcgcgactgctccggtcgcaggttcgaatcctgcttcgggcatggatgtgtgtgatgtccttaggttagttaggtttaagtagttctcagttctaggggactgatgaccacagcagttaagtcccatagtgctaagagccatttgaaccatttttgatataatCACAGTGGAATAAAAGTGGAAAATGCTGTGGTGAAATAATATTTTATGCTCAAATGGTGTAATAACGTTGGTGACATAGTGGATTTTTGATTATATTGTTCGCGCTGGAAAGTACATAGTTATTAAAGTGAAGACTTTCGTTGTTTCGACACTACTATTTACAAATTCATCATTTTAAAAGTTAAATTTCAGTGCTTATATTGACACAGCAATACTAGAATACTCCACTTAAAAGTGCACAAATTATGTAGAGAGTAATAAATTGCAATAGCACAGCTTAATAGTTATAACATTTATCTAATTTCTGGAGAAATTCCACAAAATCATTCATACAACTCACTATTTTCACAATGATTCTTGCTTTACAGGGCATAATGTTCAAAGGTGTTTTTGTTTGTTGAAAGTCACAGGAGAGGAATGTCGCAACTGGTACAAAATTCTTTGGGTAGCGATCACCAGTTAGTTAATACTTTTACACCACAGGTGGAGCTCATCAGTGTCATAAGTTAGTTAGACTCAGCTGAGTGAAGACACTATTCTAATTAAAGTTGGGAGTGCATGCAACAATTAAACTGCAGCCTTGAGAATGCATCTTTCTCTGGCACAAAGATCTTGACACTCTGTTACTAATATGTTAACACTAGAATGAAGCTGTTCTGCAGAGTGACATTCACAGACGGGTGCAAGTAATGCATTTTCTTCACTCAGACATTAAGACATATCATGAATTACAAGTGTGCCCATGCCTGGGGCAAGGGAGAGGCCGCTGCTGCCCCCGCCCCCGCCTCCACtcttagggaaaggaaaaaattataGTGTAGACAGGTttgttttttctttcaagaaaatgatttaaaaatggaTATTACATAGCTTTTTAACAGGGTTAGAActggaggttttttttttatggctacttaagtCACCatctgtcttccaaaatattaaaaatacttctacCCCCCAGGTAAAGGCCCCATCATACAAACTATCAATGGGTGCACTTGTGTGATGTGGTCTGCACCTGAATATTTCTGGTAAGAAGTTACTTCCATGGCTAATTGCCAGAAATATCATGTCTGGCTAATGCAATATTGTAATGTTTCCGCTAGATTGTTTTTAAGATGAACTTCTCCAAATGAAATAGCTGCACAAAAAATGCCTTTGTAGTTGAAATGGCTACTGTCAAAGCAAAATACTGCAGCACTTACAAATATGTGGATCTGAGAGAACACTCATTTAGTAACTTCTGTCTACAAGTAAAAAGAATGTACTCATGTTGATACAGAAACAGGAGCAATTTGAATACCAGCATGTTTTATCAGAATGTCACTTTAAAGTCACTGAAACTGAACAGATAAAAGTAGCTAGATGAAAGCTAATTTCATGCTATTGTAGAACTTCTATAAGAAAAGGAAAGTGGCTGTCTGTATAAATCAAATCAGTGTTAGGTCAGGTGCTGCGTAACAGTGGAACTGGCAACACATAAGCTAGTGTGATAACAGTTAACATGCACCAGCAGAATATGTCTCAGTTTTTACAAAACATTCGAAGAGTATTAATAATTGCTTTTGTCATGTTTAAATAAATGTGTGTCAATAACTCATTGCAtctactattcagtgagttgttaACCTTTGCTCCTAAATTAGTTTATTGACAGACATCTGTAAATGTGGAGATAGGCAGATCAGCTCTTAGTTACAGACTCAAAATTCAATCCATTCAAAAAGGCTTGCCAAAATGACACACAATAATTGTCATTGGCAAGTTAAAACTGCATGTGGGACTGAGAATTGAAATTCAGTTCCCAGCCTTTTGCAGGCATTGCACTTTGAATTGCACTACCTGAGTGTGCCTCAGAGACCAACTGAAAGCTTCAGCCTGCCCTTTGTCTTTTCCCTTCCCTTCTAAATCGTTCTTTACGTTGGTCTCTGAGGAAAGCTCAAATGGTGTAATTCATATTGCAATGCATGAAAGGCAGGGATCCTGGCCGAGCAACAATTTTAACTTGTCACATTCCTAATCACAGAATACTTTGCTTTAAGTGCAGAAATTAACCATCAGTTACCTACAATAGTGTACAAACTTCTTTGCTACAGCATAATTTGCGAACTGTCTCCTATTTTAGCATTCATAAGGGATTGTCTACATAAAATACTGtatatgatgtcataaatattgTCATAGCAAAGTTCAACAGCAGTTGTATCCTGCTAGTATGTTCCATCATCGACAAATCGTTTGATAGTGTGTACCATAAAATTCTGATTGAGAAACTAAAATTTAAGAGTTACTTCTTGCATGAATTAAGTTTCACACAAAAGAGAGGTTCATATTtcaccaaagaaataaaaaaaagaacaaagaatgGGGGAACACAAAATGACATCTCACAAAGTTCAGAATTGGTTCTACTCCATTTTTCTGGTATACATAGCATTCTAGGTACTTTGCTGATATGTTAAAAAACGACTGCTTCCCCATACAATGACAGTCCCATATTGGAGACAATCCAAATTATAAGTGAACAGGCCTCAGCTGGTTTGTGGGGAAACAGTTTAAGTCTTAATATCACAAAAACCCATATTACATGACTGCAAATAAATAGAGATTACCAGCATGGTATCAGATGTAAGTACTATCATAGAGTGAATGAAACACTAAAATTCATTGGATTCCAGTAGCTCTGTAATCAAGTCAACTCATAAATTAACTAGTTTGACATGGTTCATACTTGTATATATCTTTTGTTGTGTTCACTTGAGAACCAGTGTTCTCTTACTTTcactcaaaaatgtgtgtgaattcctaagggaccaaactgctgaggtcatcagcccctagacatacacactacttaaactacattATActgagaacaaaacacacacacacacacacacacacacacacacacacacacacacacacacacaaaacctatgCCTGAAGGAGGACCGAACCTTCGGCGCAGCCACTCCATGT
Coding sequences within:
- the LOC124789504 gene encoding ribonuclease P protein subunit p25-like protein — encoded protein: MENYTKGKNVEEPLEKEKIPIPNLPEKFIWMQVTGGSKMRNLLNYALKAFKDERSIVWSGSGGGMGKAISCAEIVKRRNKDLHQITKICYRKVEEYWEPQMENLDTLVVIREIPTIHILLSKDPLDKNEPGYQAPGSFDTFWRSTEGSSEHVRKQNQPKRNRGPRVSNEEFAAMGLRSDQRKPKHAGSGRIPPKSGGDRQRRIGTSGGGSKSGQQT